A window of Pararhodobacter sp. genomic DNA:
GTCGAGGCCCCTATGATCCGTCGTTTTTCCCTGTTGCTCGTTGTTGCCCTGCTTGCCGGGTGCCAGACCGCGACGCCAGAGCCCGAAGTGCGCCGCGCCGAGGCCGCGCCCACGCCATTCCGCGCCGCCCCGTCGGATGCCTGCTGGGCGACGGACCGTGTTCCGGCGGTGACCGAAACGCAATTTGTCGCCGTCGATGCCAATGGCGCGCGCGAACCCCGCGAGATGATCATTCACCCTGCCGAGGACCGTTTGTTTGCCGTGCCATGCCCGTCGCAGATGACACCGGATTTCCACGCCACGTTGCAGCGTGCCTTGATGGCGCGGGGCCTCTATTCCGGCGCGGTGACCGACATCTATGACGCCGAAACCGCCGAGGCCGTGCGTCTGTTTCAAGCGCCGCTGGGCTTGAACAGTGCGATCTTGTCCCTGGACGCGGCACAGCAGTTGGGGTTGGTCGCGGTTCAGCGTGACCTCCTGTGACAGGGGTGTTGAGGCGGGCGCGGGCAAAGCCTCGTTTCGGGAAGTGTGGCGCAGAGGGATTACCAAAGGGTAAAAGCTGCACGCCAATTCCTTGAATTTACGCGATTGTCATTCTGTCCCCCCGTGGGACGCCAGCGCTCAGCGACGCCAGATCCACGCATATCCGGCCAAAATCCCTTGCGCCTTGGCAAGCAACCGCAACCCGATCGAACGCATCAGAACCCGCCCCGAACCCAGCCGTTCGACAATCAATTCCGGCGGGCAGGGCGATTTTGTCAGCGGATCGAGATATCGCGGATAGGCAATCAGAACCGCATGAACCAGCCGGTCCAGATCCGGGCGCGGCACCGCGTTTCGCCGCCGCTCCGGGATGGTTCCGCGATCCTCGGTCAGCCCCCATCCGGCATAAAACGGCGCGCCCAGACAGGTCACCGGAATCCCGCGCATCAAGGCCTCGAAGCCGATCCCCGAAGTCATGGTCCAGACCTGATCCACCAGCGCCAAAGCCCGCGCCGCGTCTGTGTTCGTCAGGATCAGATCGGCAAGTTTCCCCGCATCCTCGACCCGGCCCGGCCGCAAGCCGGCCTCGACATCGGGGTGCGGTTTATAGACGATCACCGCCTCGGGCCGCGCGCGGCGAACCGCCTCTAGAAGGGCGCGATTGGTGGTGATCTTGTCGGTTCCCAGCCGGATCGAGGCGTCATCCTCGACTTGACCGGGGACCAGGATCACGGGTGCGCCGGGGCGGCTGGCCCGAACCCCCGCAAGCGCCGCCTCGGCCGCCGCGTCGCCGGAAGCGAGATTATATTTCGTGACACCCGCCGACAGGATTGCCGCGCGCAATCGTTCAGCCCGGTCTGCGCCACCGGGGGGGAGCTTTCCGGCGATCAACCGTTCAAGCTGACTTTCCGTGCCGGGGTCGTAATAGATCCCCCGATCATCGAGCACCAGCGACAGCGGCGGCACCAGATCAGCCCCCAGACCGCGCGAGCGCAGAAACCCGTCCTCGACCCGCAGTCCCCTGAACTCCTCGTCCACGCCCGAGGCCCAGCCGATAACCCGCCGGTGTTTCTGCCGCGCCGTGACCAGAGCCTGCGCGGTGTCGCGGGCAAAAATCACTGGTTTATGCTGGCCAAAGAATGCCTGGATCGCGGGTCGTTTCCACAGCCGCATCCCGACGGCGACATGCCCCGTGCGGTCCTCGCGATAGGCGCGCAGCCGGGCTTCGAACTGATCCAGAATCTCCTCCAGCGCGCATAATCGGTCGCACAGCGGATCGTACCACAAGGGATACAGCATCATCGCGCCCACGAATAATTGCGTGCGGGTCAGGTTGCGACGGCGGCGGGGCAGGGGGTATTCGTCTTGGGACAGGCCCCAACCGGCGTAAAACGGCTGTCCAAAAACGCGCGGTTTATGCCCGGCGAGGATGGCCTCGAACCCCAGTTGCGACGAGACGGTATAGACCGCCACGGCCCCCTCCATCAGGGTCCAGGGCGAATGTGGACCATCGACAAAGGCAACCCTTCCGCCAGTCTCGATATTGGCAACGGTGCGGGAATAATGGCCGGTCCGATGGCCGGATGTGGTCTCGGGGTGTGAGCGGATGAGAATGCGTGCGCCGGGGTGTTCCTCTTGTGCGAAAACCAGCATTTCGCGAAACAGCCGGTCGGCGGGCAGGGATCCGTCGGTTTTGCCGTGCAGGAGCGAGGCATCGCCCTTGACCTGATCGATGACCAGAACGTAGCCCGGATCGGGGGGCGGAAAATCGGGGTCATGCGCGTTGTATTTGGACAGGTGCAGGTGGCGCATCCGGTCGATATTGACCCGCGCCCGGGCCATCAGGGATCCATCATCGAGCGGATGTGTGGCCAGCAGGTTCTCAAGGTCCGACGGCGCGCTGGGGTCATAATGTATGCCCGCGCGATCCAGCAAGAGGCCGATGGGCGGCTCGTGGGCTTCCCGGCCCGGTCGCAACGAGCGCAGAAAGGCATCCTCGACACGCCAAAGCGCGGCACCGGTGCGCCGGGCCAAGGCCTCGGCCCGATAGGCGCGAGGGCTGTGACCCCAGGCGACGACGGCATCCTCGGCACCGGGCCAGCCCAGATGTGGTTTATGCCCGGCCAGCTCCAGAATGCGCCGAATG
This region includes:
- a CDS encoding peptidoglycan-binding domain-containing protein; this translates as MIRRFSLLLVVALLAGCQTATPEPEVRRAEAAPTPFRAAPSDACWATDRVPAVTETQFVAVDANGAREPREMIIHPAEDRLFAVPCPSQMTPDFHATLQRALMARGLYSGAVTDIYDAETAEAVRLFQAPLGLNSAILSLDAAQQLGLVAVQRDLL
- a CDS encoding capsular polysaccharide biosynthesis protein, with protein sequence MPKPPPHPRIYATSGGFLGPTAQARRIRRILELAGHKPHLGWPGAEDAVVAWGHSPRAYRAEALARRTGAALWRVEDAFLRSLRPGREAHEPPIGLLLDRAGIHYDPSAPSDLENLLATHPLDDGSLMARARVNIDRMRHLHLSKYNAHDPDFPPPDPGYVLVIDQVKGDASLLHGKTDGSLPADRLFREMLVFAQEEHPGARILIRSHPETTSGHRTGHYSRTVANIETGGRVAFVDGPHSPWTLMEGAVAVYTVSSQLGFEAILAGHKPRVFGQPFYAGWGLSQDEYPLPRRRRNLTRTQLFVGAMMLYPLWYDPLCDRLCALEEILDQFEARLRAYREDRTGHVAVGMRLWKRPAIQAFFGQHKPVIFARDTAQALVTARQKHRRVIGWASGVDEEFRGLRVEDGFLRSRGLGADLVPPLSLVLDDRGIYYDPGTESQLERLIAGKLPPGGADRAERLRAAILSAGVTKYNLASGDAAAEAALAGVRASRPGAPVILVPGQVEDDASIRLGTDKITTNRALLEAVRRARPEAVIVYKPHPDVEAGLRPGRVEDAGKLADLILTNTDAARALALVDQVWTMTSGIGFEALMRGIPVTCLGAPFYAGWGLTEDRGTIPERRRNAVPRPDLDRLVHAVLIAYPRYLDPLTKSPCPPELIVERLGSGRVLMRSIGLRLLAKAQGILAGYAWIWRR